CCCCAGCAACAGGCAGAATTAGCCCAAACCCAGCGTCGCACCGCCGAGCAAGCCCTCCGTTCTGCCCAGGAGCAGGTGCGCACCCGGCAACAGGCGATCGCGGCTCTGGAGCGACGGGTTGCGGCCCAACAGGCGATCGTCAACCAGGCCAAGCAGCGGCTTACCCATACTGTACTGGTATCCCCCCTAACGGGTGTGGTTCTGCGTCGCTTTGTCGAACCGGGTGATTTAATCCAACCGGGTCAGGAAGTCCTGCAACTGGGGGATCTGCGGACATTGAAAGTGCGCGTCCAGGTGAGCGATCGGGATTTAGGACAAGTGCGAACTGGCCAATCGGTCCAGGTTCAATTTGATGCGCTACCCAACCAAACCTTTACCGGCCAAGTTACCCGCATCGCCCCCACCGCCGATCCCGCCGGTCGCCTAGTGCCCATAGAAATCAACCTGCCCAATCCCAACAACAAACTGGGCAGCGGCCTTTTAGCACGGGTGCAATTTACCCGTCTGGCTCCGACCTTAGTCGTGATTCCAGAGCAAGCCTTAGCCGTTGGAGCCGACACCGACGCCCCGACCGTCTTCGTCGTGACTAAGACGGATGCCCAACTCACCGTTCAACCCCGTCCAGTACAGATCAGCCAGCAAGTCGAAGGCCAAGTTGCCCTTACCACCGGCCTCAATCCTGGTGAACGCTTCGTCATCCGCAGTAACCGGCCCCTGCGCCCCGGCCAAGTCGTGCAGATGAGCTTATTGTCAGAATCCTGATCAGAAGACAGAGGACAGAGGACAGGGAAAATAATTTTTCTCTTCTTCCCTCTCTCCTCTTCCCTTTTGCCCACCTCCTAGCCCACAGACGCCTATGAATTCCTCCCCCAGCCGTTCCGGCGCGAGTCTCAGTAGTCTGGCGATTCGGCGGCACATTGGTACGTTGATGTTGACGCTGGCGCTTATCGTTCTGGGGGTGTTTGTGGCCCTGCGATTGCCGGTGGATCTATTGCCCTCGATTACCTATCCCCGCATTGGTTTGCGGATGGCGGCTCCGGGGATTGCGCCGGAGGTGGCGATCGATGAAATTACCCGCCCCCTGGAGGAGGCCCTCTCGGCGACGGAGGGGGTTGTCCAGGTGTTTTCCCAAACCCGTGAGGGGCAGGTCAGTATTGATTTGTTCTTTGAGCCGGGAGGGGATATTGATCAGGCGTTGAATGACGCTACGGCAACTTTGAACCGCGCCCGCGATCGCCTGCCTGATACGGCAGAAACTCCCCGGTTATTTAAATTTGACCCGTCCCAATTGCCTGTGTATGAAATGGCCCTGACTTCCCCGTCCCTGCGGGCGGTTGATCTGCGGGTGTTTGCCGACGAGGAATTGGCGCGGGAATTGGCACGGGTGCCGGGGGTGGCCAGTGTTAATATCTCCGGCGGGGTCCGGGAGGAGGTGCAGGTTAACCTGGATCTGCAACGGCTCCAGGCGGTGGGGTTGGGTCTCAACGATGTTCTGCATGCCCTGCGGGAACGGAATTTGGATACGGCAGGGGGACGCATACGGGGAGGCGAAACGGAACCCCTGACGCGCCTGGTGGGCCGATTCCAGGATGTGGAGGCGATCCGCAATTTGCTGATCACGGTGCCGAATACAACGCCGCCCCAGCAGGTCTATCTCCGGGATGTGGCTACCATCACCGACGGCACCGAGGAACAACGGGTGTTTGTCTTGCTCAATGGCGAACCCGCTGTCAAGGTGAGTGTGCAAAAGCAGCCGGATGCGAATACAGTACAGGTGGTAGACGGGGTGAAGGCTCGCCTCGCCCAACTCCAGGCGGCGGGGGTTTTACCGGCTGATCTGGTTCTGACGGCTACCCTGGATGAGTCCCGCTTCATCCGCAACTCGATTCACAATGTAATCACGGCGGGCCTGACGGGGGCGGCGCTGGCGGCGCTGGCGGTCCTTCTGTTCCTGGGGTCCCTACGCCAAACCCTGATCATTGTCCTGGCGATCCCCCTGGCCACGTTAACGGCCCTCTTGCTCATGGGCTTTTTCAACCTGTCCCTGAATGTGTTTAGCCTGGGTGGCTTGGCCCTGGGGGTGGGGATTGTGGTGGACAATGCGATCGTCATGCTGGAAAACCTGGCCACGGGGCTAGAGGTGGGCCAACGGCGGGCGGGAGATCGGCCTCTTTCATCTCAACAGGCTTTGCTCCAGGCCGAGGTCAGCAGCCGCGAGTTGGAGTCGGCCCTTCTGGCTTCGACGACCACTAACCTGGTGGTGGTTCTGCCCTTCCTGCTGCTGGGGGGCTTTATTGCCCTGTTGTTTAATGAATTGATCCTGACGATTAGTTTTGCGGTGGCGGCGTCCTTAGTCGTGGCCTTGACCGTGGTGCCCGCCCTGGCCTCCCGGTTGCTGGTCCTGCCTGTCCGGAGTGGCCTGCGGCAGGTCTGGTTGATCCGGGTTTTTCAGCAGCAATTGCAAGGGGTCACCCACCAGTATGCTCGGTTCCTGGAGTCGGTGTTGCGCTATCGCCTGGTCGCGATCGCCCTAGCCATTGTGATATTAGGGGGCGGAAGTGTCTGGATGTTGGGCCAGATCCCCCAGGAAATTTTGCCCCGGATTAATACAGGACAGGCACGGCTGTTTGTTCAATTCCCGCCGGGTACACCCCTGAGTGCCAACCGCAAGGTGATGCAAACCCTGGACGAACTGCTCCTGGAGCAACCGGAAACGACCTATGTTTTTACTACAGCGGGGGGTGCCCTCTTTGGGACAGCGACGAGTGAAAATGCCCTGCGGGGGTCCAGCACGATTACCCTGAAGCCGGGGACGAATGTGGCCGCCTTCGTCGATCGCATGGATGGGATTTTCCAGCAATTGCCGCTGGTGGATACGATGATTCGGATGCAGCCAGAGACAGTGCGCGGGTTAATCCTGAGCAATTCTCCGGTACGGGCAGATATTGATGTGGGTCTTCAGGGGGAGGATACCCAGGCGTTGGAACAGGCCAGCCGTCGGGTCCTCGCGGCCCTGCGGGAACAGGCCACCCTCGCCCGCTTCCGTCCTGAGGGTGAGCAACGGCAACCAGAAATCCAGATTCGCCCTGACTGGCGACGGGCAGCAGAGTTGGGCCTCTCTGCTCAGGAGATCGGGGCCACGATTCAAACGGCTTTGAATGGTTCAGTGCCCACCCAGCTACAGCGCCAAAACCGGCTATTGGATATCAAGGTCCAGATCACCCCAGGGTCCGTGCAGCGATCGGCCCAGTTACGTCAGATTCCCCTATTTACCCCTAGTCGTCAGCGGGTGCAGTTGGGCGATGTGGCCACGATCGAACAAGGCACCGCACCGGGGGAAATCCAGCGGATCAACCAGCGCCCGGTTTCCCTCATTGCTGGGAGTTTAGTGGACGGAGCCAGCCTCAGTGATGCCCTGGCCGAAGTGGAAGCGATTCTAGCCCAGGTGGAACTGCCGCCGGGGGTATCGATCTTGCCCAGTGCCAATGCGGCCACCAACCGTCAGTTGCAATCCTCCCTGGTGGTATTGGGCGGCTTGGCTGCTTTTATGGTGTTTGTGGTGATGGCGGTGCAGTACAACTCCCTGCTGGACCCGCTGGTGATTATGCTGACGGTGCCGCTGGCTCTGGCAGGGGGGATTTTGGGCCTGTTTATTACCCAAACTGCGATCGGAGCGACGGTGATCGTGGGCGTCATCCTGTTGGTGGGGATTGTGGTCAACAACGCGATCATTATGGTGGAGTTGGCCAACCAGATCCGGGAACAGGAACAGATGACCCATACAATGGCGATCCTGAAAGCGGCACCGCAACGGCTGCGCCCGATCTTGATGACGACAATTACCACCGTTTTGGGGCTTTTCCCCCTGGCGCTGGGGTTAGGGGAGGGGGGCGAATTCCTGCAACCGCTGGGGATTGTCGTATTCTCTGGCCTGTCCTTGGCGACGCTGTTGACCCTGTTTATTATTCCCTGCTTCTACACTCTGCTCCACGAACCGCGACGGCCTCGGTGGCGCAAGCTGGAACCCGTGGCGGCAGCCCCCACGCCCAATTACGACCTTGACCCAATGGGACGATTATGATCGGAAGACACTGGCTGGTACGTTCTTCTGGCAGGGTTAGCGATGGTTAAAGTGCCCATTTCCCACCCACCACTGCCGCCGCTAGAGAGTGGCGATCGCCTGAGCCGTGCTGAGTTTGAGCGTCGCTATGCGGCCATGCCCCAGCTCAGGAAGGCTGAATTAATCGAAGGAGTGGTGTACGTGGCGTCCCCCTTACACGCACAAGCGCATGGCAAACCGCACGGGAGTATCATGACATGGCTGGGGGTCTATAGTGCGGCAACGCCAGGGCTTGGTTGTTACGATGCCCCAACGGTACGATTGGATGCCAACAATGAACCACAACCAGATGCGGTTTTGCGTTGGGAGCAGGGCGGGCAATCCCGAATTAGCGCGGATGACTATATTGAAGGGGCACCAGAATTGATTGCCGAAATTGCGGCGAGCAGTGCCTCCTATGATCTACACGATAAATTGCGGGTTTATCAACGCAATGGGGTGCAGGAGTATCTTGTTTGGCGCACCTATAATCAGGCGATCGATTGGTTTTACTTAGATCAGGGGGTCTATCAAACCCTAGTACCTGGTGCCAATGGGATTTATCGCAGTCAACAATTTCCAGGGCTATGGTTGGCCGCAGAGCGTCTCTTGGCCCATGATCTCGCCGCAGTTCTCGATGTTCTCCAGCAGGGAATTAATACCCCTGAGCACCAAGCCTTCGTTAAGCAGTTATAGTTATTTCAGATTAGAAAGAGATGTCTAAGCCCCTCTCCCCCTGTGGGAGAGGGGTTAGGGGTGAGGGGGCTGTTTCAGCCTCAATTGCAATGACTATAAAAGCGCGATCGGCGACACCAAATTCGGGCAAAGGCGATCGTTCCTTAGAGGGATTAGAAGAGGGATTAGATTGATTGGACTAGATTGAGCGTCAAAGGTCGTGTCCCTGGTTGGCTAATGCCCGTCACAGGGGCGTGAGCAGCGGGCTAATTTCGTGAACGATTATTGCAACCCCTCCCATTTCAGGGCATTTGTTGTTGTCATGGGAAGTACGGCTTGGGCCAAAGACACCCAGCGAGGGGAAGGGATAACCGTCTCGGCTGTGGTGGTTTTGGGCATTGCTGTCTGAGTCTAGCCAGGACTGGGTGCTCAGGGGATCGGTTATGGAGAGGGCGCATGAACTTGTTCCGTTGGCAGTGGCCGGTTAGGTGGAAATCTTGGCGCAGCGTCTCCATCCGAGTATTGCTCCGGTTCATCAGCCAATACCGCACCGTTTCCCCCTTCTTGCTGTTGCTGCTGGGCATCAGCCTGATGGAATTAGCTAAAATGCTACCTGTCCAGGCCGACAAACAAGCTCCGCCGCCCCCCGTGCTACTGAGTCAGGGGCGACCCACCCTGGAACGTCAGGGTAATCGGATTAACCTGAATGGCCGCACCTATACCCTCCCCTGGGGACAATGGCGATCGCCCCAAGATGGCGAAGCCCGGTTAGGTATCAGTGATGCCGGGTTAATGCAACTCTTTGGGGCAGACCTGCTGGATACGAATGACCCCAGCCAACAGCCGGTGCAGTGGTTCTCGGAGCCACAAACCAACCCTCAGATTTTGGCCACCTTCCTCACGCCCCAGTATCGCTACCTAGATATCACGGATTGGGTGCGGGCCAGCCAGTGGCGGATCACCGTAACCGGTCCGACGCTCGAAATCCAGACGCCAGCTGCTAACCTCCAAACCCTGCGCCAGGGACGACAAACCTGGGGCCAACGACTGGTGGTCGATCTGGATCAAGCGACCCCGTGGCAGGTAGAGCAATTCCCCCAAGAAGCGATCGTCACCCTCGAAGCGATCGCCCCGCCTGCTGTGCTCCACCAATTTCGGCCTCAACCCCCAGCACCAGCCCCCCCCACTTCCCCACCGACACCACCCTCCCCACCGATACCGCCCTCTCCACCACCCCTCCCTACCCCAAGCGTCGAACTTGTCCAGCAACAAACCCGTATCCGTATTCCCCTGCCAGAGGGAGCACGGGTCCAAGCCTCAACACTCCCGAACCCCACTCGCTTAATTCTGGATGTGCGCAACGATGCGCCCCTGCTGCCTCGCAATATCCAGTGGGCACCGGGGTTACGCTGGCAGCAACAACTGGTGCGCCTGGGGACCGCGGCTTTCCCTGTGGTGTGGTTAACCCTGGAGCCACCCCAAGCCCTCTCCCTCCGCCCGATCTGGACTTCCCCCCAATCCATGACCGGGATCGATCCCCTCCTGCGGATGGCCGAACGCAACCAGGCCCTAGCTGCCATCAACGGCGGTTTTTTCAATCGCAATCACCAACTGCCCCTCGGCGCAATCCGGCATGAGAACCGCTGGCTATCCGGACCCATCCTCAACCGGGGCGCGATCGCTTGGAACGATCGTGGTGAAACCCTCTTTGGTCGCCTCACCCTCCAGGAAACCCTGGTCACAGCTACCGGGAATCGCCTACCCTTGCAGTTTTTGAATAGTGGTTATGTCCGGGCTGGGATCTCCCGCTATACCCCTGCCTGGGGCAGTAGCTATAGTACCCTCACCGATAACGAGGCCATCTTGACCGTGCGCCAGTCCCAAATCGTGGATCAACGGTCAGGCGGTCCCCAGGGTCAAATGGCCTTTCCCATTCCTAGTGATGGCTACTTGTTGGTGGTGCGATCGCAGGCATCCAGCCTGCCCAGCCTGCCCGTTGGGTTGCGGGTCGAAGTCACCCAAGCCACCAGTCCGGCTAATTTTGACCCCTATCCCCATATCCTAGGTGCCGGTCCCCTGTTGATGCAGAATCGCCAGATTGTGCTGGACGCTAAGGGAGAAGGGTTTAGCGATGCCTTTATTCAACAATTAGCCCCCCGCAGTGTCATTTGTCGCACCGCCACGGGTACTCTCCAAATAGCAGCCATCCATGCCCGTGTGGGGGGACGCGGCCCCAGTTTGTTGGAAACTGCCCAACTGGCATCAGCCCTGGGGTGTGTTGATGCTTTGAATCTGGATGGCGGCAGCTCGACCAGCCTCTACCTGGGGGGACAATTACTCGATCGTCCCCCGCGCACCGCTGCCCGCGTTCATAACGGGATTGGCCTTTTTCTGCGGCCCCAACCATAATAGTGGCAAGCATGGTGGCAATTCCCCCCATTAAACAGGCCAACCTCGGCGTTGGGAAGCGTCCATCGCATGACTGATTTTGAGACTTAATTTAGATTTTGAAGAATTTAGATTTTGAAGAGTTTGAGGAAAGGTACTCATGGTTCAACTGCAAGATACCAGTTCCCGCCCGGCTGTGGCTCCTAACCTGGAACCGGTTGCCGCCACCGAGTTGCGCCCCTGGGGGTCCTTCACGGTCCTAGAGGAAGGTCGGGGGTACAAGATCAAACGCATTGAAGTCAAACCCGGTCATCGCCTCAGTTTGCAAATGCACCACCACCGTAGTGAGCACTGGATCGTTGTGTCCGGTACGGCACGGGTGATTTGTGGCGATCGGGAAGTGCTGCTTTCGAGTAATCAATCCACCTACGTCCCCCCCTGCACCCATCACCGCCTGGAAAATCCTGGCGTAATTCCCTTGATCCTGATTGAGGTGCAAAATGGTGAGTATCTCGGCGAAGATGATATCGTCCGCTTTGACGACGACTACGCCCGCGATGCCCAACAGTCCAATCAGCCGCCGCATAAATCGCGATGATCCAGATTACCCCCGCCGCTGCCAGCGAACTCAAGCGTTTACAAGCCAAACAGGCTAGCCCCACCGCCCGCTTGCGCCTGAAGGTGGAGGCGGGGGGCTGTGCCGGACTGTACTATGCCCTCTCATTTGACGAAACCCTGAATGCCCAGGATCAAGTGGGCGAATGCCAGGGGATTGCCACCGTTGTTGATCTGGAAACCCAAAAACATATTGAGGGTCTCGTCTTAGACTACACCGAAGACCTGATGGGGGGAGGCTTCCGGTTCCACAACCCCAAGGCCGTCCAAAGTTGCGGTTGTGGTCACTCCTTTGCCCTAGCCTAGGGGACAGTCCAACGATGAAGTTGTGCGGCAGCAGACAGGCTTGAACTCCCACCAATAACCTCCGTACTGTCCGCACCAACACAGGGTTGGGCTGTGGCTGCTCAATCAATCTACAAACCTAACCAATCTCTCATTGCTCAGGCTGATCAGCATCAACCTTGGATAACTGACCGATCACTTTGATCACCAAACCTTCATGTACTGTATAGACGCCTCTTTTGACTGTAGTTACTACGTTCAATCCTGCTGCTGCCCACTCAGGCAACACAAACTCACCTGCCATTAGTGAACCGTTTTTATAGTCAATCCAAATAAGAACGATACAATTTTTGGCTCCCCTCTCCCAAAGCGGGAGAGGAGTTGGGGGTGAGGGTGCTGTTTCAGCCTAAATTGCAATGACTATAATCTCAAAACAGATAATCTCAAAGTCTCAAAACAGATAAATCTCAAAGTAGATTAGCCTTCACTTGCGGTAAATGGTGAATAGTTTTTCTGTGGTCGTCGGATCGCGAACGAACTTGCCTGTTGGGTTTTCCAGACTCAACCCCAGCCTACCGGCTGTCACTGGGACCGTTAGGACTTAGCCCGTTGAGCCAGCAGAGCACGTAGTTGTTTGAATTCGTTCGCGATCACAGCCAGGACTCGATTCTGTTGATCGAGTTGCTTCGTCAGGTGGTCTATCTTGGCTTCCAGAGCAGCGGTTTTGATTTCCTGTTGTTGAATCCGCTTGCCTAAGACAGAAAGCCGGGTGACCACTTCCCGCTGGACAAGGTTTTCTGTCCCCTGGATTAAGAGCGTTTCCAGGTTGGTCATTTTCGCAAGGAGTAGATTTTGGGCAGATTGATCAGCTTCGGCGGTAGAGGCTACTGCGGGCTGGGGCGTCATCTGGAGCAGGTGGCGAATGTGATTGAGAAGCACGTCCGCCTCGAAGGGTTTCTCAATAAAATCAAATCCCTTAAAGGGTTCAGGAATTCGGGCCGTCACCTGTTCCTTCAGCCCTGACATGATGATGACGGGTGTCCGCCGCAGGCTTTCTTCCTGGCGGATATGGCGCAGCGTGTCATAGCCATCCATTTTGGGCATGACAAAATCTAGCAAGATCAGGTCGGGATGGTGTTGTTTGGCCATTTCCAGTCCCATGACCCCATCACTGGCCTCCAGGACCTCAAAATGCTTCGCGAGAATGCCCGCAACCATCCTCCGAATCATGCTGCTATCATCGATGACCAAAACTTTCCTGGTCGGCATAAATAATCAGTAATTTACTTGTATGGTCAATCCAAATAAGAACGATAGAGTTTTTCACTCCCCTCTCCCGCTCTCTGGGAGAGGGGCTGGGGGTGGGGGTGCTGTTTCAGCCTCAATTGCAACGACTATAGTCCATACTTGTAGTTCAGCTTAACCCTTCGGCTTAACGCTTCCCGATCGCGCAGTGCTCTCGCACAGGAATTGCCAATGGGGGAATCCCCATCCATTATCGGCTGAGCCTATTCCCTTGGCGGTAAGCCCGACAGGCTCGCGATCGCCCTGATGTCAACCCACGCCCGACCCATTAAACACTACCCAGGACTTGAATTACTGGTCCCGTTGTTGGCAGATTAGCACGGGTGAGGGTCAGGGTGCTGCTATTGGTGCGACGAATTGGGAAAGCCGCTACCCGCTCTAGGAAAGCCTGAAGATCAACCAGATCACAGGTATTAGCATCCGCGGCAGCCGTACGGTAGTGGCATGGGATGACCAGCTTAGGATTGAGGACCTGGATCGCCGCGACCGCCTGATCGGGGCTATAGGCTTTGACCCCATTACCCACCGGCACAATCAGCAGATCCGGCTGCCCCATGAGAATCCGTTGTTCTAGAGTAATGGGCGTGGCCGCTCCCCCTAGGTGCAGAATATTAATCCCCGCCTGGGGCCAGCGCCAGGCAATATTGTTGGGGAACCAGCGGCCATTCTCTAGTCGCCGCTCCATCCGGATCCCCTGGATCTGGGTATTGCCCAGTTGATAGACCCCCGGTTCAAACAAGAGCCGCTGATTAGGCGCAAGGTTATCGATCGCCCCCTCATCCAGCAAACGACTACTAATCATCACCAGGTCAGCGGTCACTTTAGGGGCTGGATACCCCTGGGTACAGCCGATCGGACGAAAAGGATTGACTAGAATCTGCTGCCCGCCCCCCTTAAAAACAAAACAGGTATGTCCTAACCATTGGATGGATAAGCTACCTTCTTGGGCCTGCGCCCCAGGTAGATGGGCAAGCAGCCCAGCCGCCAGGGTAGCGAACAAGCTAGCCCCCGCATAGTACAGTACTTGTCTTCGTCTCATGGTTCCTCACACACAACACAGATAGGCGACCTCCCAGGGGGTGATCATAGGGAACGGATCACAGTTAACTTACCAGTGGTGATCGACGATTGCCGTCAAAAAGTTGCGCAGCAACGACTTACCTGCCTGGGTCAGGATACTTTCCGGGTGGAACTGTACCCCTTGCAGGTGGGGCCAAGTCCGGTGACGGATGCCCATAATGGTGCCATCTTCAATCCAGGCTGTAATCTCCAAATCAGCGGGGCAACTGGGGCGATCGATTACCAGACTATGATACCGGGTTGCCGTAAACGGTTGCGGGAGTCCCCTAAACACACCAGTGTCTGCATGAGTAATCTGCGAAGTTTTACCATGCATGAGGGTCGGTGCCGACACAATTTTGCCCCCGAATGCCTGACCGATACTTTGGTGTCCCAGGCACACCCCCAGAATGGGTAGGGTTGGCCCCAATTCCTTAATCAGATCGAGGGAAATGCCTGCATCCTCCGGACGCCCCGGTCCAGGTGAGATCACCACCCCATCCGGCTGCATCGCCTGAATCTCCGCCAGGGAAATTTGGTCATTGCGGAACACGGGAACCTCGGCAGCCACGGGCAACTCAGCCCCCAGTTCGCCGAGATACTGCACCAGGTTGTAGGTGAAACTGTCGTAATTATCAATCACCAGAATCAAAGCAGGCGACTCCTTTGCACACGCGTTTAAGTATCGGTTTGAGTATGAGCGTGATAGAGATCCTTATCCCCCACTATCCCTTGCCCACGCCCCCCCATCTACTGCCTCGCCCCTGTCCCCTGTCCTCTCTCCTATT
This DNA window, taken from Trichothermofontia sichuanensis B231, encodes the following:
- a CDS encoding phosphomannose isomerase type II C-terminal cupin domain, whose product is MVQLQDTSSRPAVAPNLEPVAATELRPWGSFTVLEEGRGYKIKRIEVKPGHRLSLQMHHHRSEHWIVVSGTARVICGDREVLLSSNQSTYVPPCTHHRLENPGVIPLILIEVQNGEYLGEDDIVRFDDDYARDAQQSNQPPHKSR
- a CDS encoding efflux RND transporter periplasmic adaptor subunit; the protein is MMATSQRFAMAVQSGAKRRYSLWSSLVMGALLLLVTGCAWQNRDQADARQSPGRGNREAGPIVVETAVARRGAIGEGLTYTGSTEPRQQVTLRSRSDGQLLSLAVDVGDSVQQGQRLGQLDAVLLQTAVRQEEAELAARQVEVSQARTLVADAQTQVEQARATLQQAQADADRLQSLADQGAIPQQQAELAQTQRRTAEQALRSAQEQVRTRQQAIAALERRVAAQQAIVNQAKQRLTHTVLVSPLTGVVLRRFVEPGDLIQPGQEVLQLGDLRTLKVRVQVSDRDLGQVRTGQSVQVQFDALPNQTFTGQVTRIAPTADPAGRLVPIEINLPNPNNKLGSGLLARVQFTRLAPTLVVIPEQALAVGADTDAPTVFVVTKTDAQLTVQPRPVQISQQVEGQVALTTGLNPGERFVIRSNRPLRPGQVVQMSLLSES
- a CDS encoding efflux RND transporter permease subunit; this encodes MNSSPSRSGASLSSLAIRRHIGTLMLTLALIVLGVFVALRLPVDLLPSITYPRIGLRMAAPGIAPEVAIDEITRPLEEALSATEGVVQVFSQTREGQVSIDLFFEPGGDIDQALNDATATLNRARDRLPDTAETPRLFKFDPSQLPVYEMALTSPSLRAVDLRVFADEELARELARVPGVASVNISGGVREEVQVNLDLQRLQAVGLGLNDVLHALRERNLDTAGGRIRGGETEPLTRLVGRFQDVEAIRNLLITVPNTTPPQQVYLRDVATITDGTEEQRVFVLLNGEPAVKVSVQKQPDANTVQVVDGVKARLAQLQAAGVLPADLVLTATLDESRFIRNSIHNVITAGLTGAALAALAVLLFLGSLRQTLIIVLAIPLATLTALLLMGFFNLSLNVFSLGGLALGVGIVVDNAIVMLENLATGLEVGQRRAGDRPLSSQQALLQAEVSSRELESALLASTTTNLVVVLPFLLLGGFIALLFNELILTISFAVAASLVVALTVVPALASRLLVLPVRSGLRQVWLIRVFQQQLQGVTHQYARFLESVLRYRLVAIALAIVILGGGSVWMLGQIPQEILPRINTGQARLFVQFPPGTPLSANRKVMQTLDELLLEQPETTYVFTTAGGALFGTATSENALRGSSTITLKPGTNVAAFVDRMDGIFQQLPLVDTMIRMQPETVRGLILSNSPVRADIDVGLQGEDTQALEQASRRVLAALREQATLARFRPEGEQRQPEIQIRPDWRRAAELGLSAQEIGATIQTALNGSVPTQLQRQNRLLDIKVQITPGSVQRSAQLRQIPLFTPSRQRVQLGDVATIEQGTAPGEIQRINQRPVSLIAGSLVDGASLSDALAEVEAILAQVELPPGVSILPSANAATNRQLQSSLVVLGGLAAFMVFVVMAVQYNSLLDPLVIMLTVPLALAGGILGLFITQTAIGATVIVGVILLVGIVVNNAIIMVELANQIREQEQMTHTMAILKAAPQRLRPILMTTITTVLGLFPLALGLGEGGEFLQPLGIVVFSGLSLATLLTLFIIPCFYTLLHEPRRPRWRKLEPVAAAPTPNYDLDPMGRL
- a CDS encoding phosphodiester glycosidase family protein, producing MNLFRWQWPVRWKSWRSVSIRVLLRFISQYRTVSPFLLLLLGISLMELAKMLPVQADKQAPPPPVLLSQGRPTLERQGNRINLNGRTYTLPWGQWRSPQDGEARLGISDAGLMQLFGADLLDTNDPSQQPVQWFSEPQTNPQILATFLTPQYRYLDITDWVRASQWRITVTGPTLEIQTPAANLQTLRQGRQTWGQRLVVDLDQATPWQVEQFPQEAIVTLEAIAPPAVLHQFRPQPPAPAPPTSPPTPPSPPIPPSPPPLPTPSVELVQQQTRIRIPLPEGARVQASTLPNPTRLILDVRNDAPLLPRNIQWAPGLRWQQQLVRLGTAAFPVVWLTLEPPQALSLRPIWTSPQSMTGIDPLLRMAERNQALAAINGGFFNRNHQLPLGAIRHENRWLSGPILNRGAIAWNDRGETLFGRLTLQETLVTATGNRLPLQFLNSGYVRAGISRYTPAWGSSYSTLTDNEAILTVRQSQIVDQRSGGPQGQMAFPIPSDGYLLVVRSQASSLPSLPVGLRVEVTQATSPANFDPYPHILGAGPLLMQNRQIVLDAKGEGFSDAFIQQLAPRSVICRTATGTLQIAAIHARVGGRGPSLLETAQLASALGCVDALNLDGGSSTSLYLGGQLLDRPPRTAARVHNGIGLFLRPQP
- a CDS encoding response regulator, translating into MPTRKVLVIDDSSMIRRMVAGILAKHFEVLEASDGVMGLEMAKQHHPDLILLDFVMPKMDGYDTLRHIRQEESLRRTPVIIMSGLKEQVTARIPEPFKGFDFIEKPFEADVLLNHIRHLLQMTPQPAVASTAEADQSAQNLLLAKMTNLETLLIQGTENLVQREVVTRLSVLGKRIQQQEIKTAALEAKIDHLTKQLDQQNRVLAVIANEFKQLRALLAQRAKS
- a CDS encoding Uma2 family endonuclease — its product is MVKVPISHPPLPPLESGDRLSRAEFERRYAAMPQLRKAELIEGVVYVASPLHAQAHGKPHGSIMTWLGVYSAATPGLGCYDAPTVRLDANNEPQPDAVLRWEQGGQSRISADDYIEGAPELIAEIAASSASYDLHDKLRVYQRNGVQEYLVWRTYNQAIDWFYLDQGVYQTLVPGANGIYRSQQFPGLWLAAERLLAHDLAAVLDVLQQGINTPEHQAFVKQL
- a CDS encoding anthranilate synthase component II → MIDNYDSFTYNLVQYLGELGAELPVAAEVPVFRNDQISLAEIQAMQPDGVVISPGPGRPEDAGISLDLIKELGPTLPILGVCLGHQSIGQAFGGKIVSAPTLMHGKTSQITHADTGVFRGLPQPFTATRYHSLVIDRPSCPADLEITAWIEDGTIMGIRHRTWPHLQGVQFHPESILTQAGKSLLRNFLTAIVDHHW
- a CDS encoding HesB/IscA family protein — translated: MIQITPAAASELKRLQAKQASPTARLRLKVEAGGCAGLYYALSFDETLNAQDQVGECQGIATVVDLETQKHIEGLVLDYTEDLMGGGFRFHNPKAVQSCGCGHSFALA
- a CDS encoding MBL fold metallo-hydrolase, yielding MRRRQVLYYAGASLFATLAAGLLAHLPGAQAQEGSLSIQWLGHTCFVFKGGGQQILVNPFRPIGCTQGYPAPKVTADLVMISSRLLDEGAIDNLAPNQRLLFEPGVYQLGNTQIQGIRMERRLENGRWFPNNIAWRWPQAGINILHLGGAATPITLEQRILMGQPDLLIVPVGNGVKAYSPDQAVAAIQVLNPKLVIPCHYRTAAADANTCDLVDLQAFLERVAAFPIRRTNSSTLTLTRANLPTTGPVIQVLGSV